One region of Deltaproteobacteria bacterium genomic DNA includes:
- the lpxC gene encoding UDP-3-O-acyl-N-acetylglucosamine deacetylase yields the protein MKRVKKIMVVDDEESIRQSLSDVLRDEGFDVILAGDGHKALKMLNSNRPDLVILDIWMPVMDGTEVLKEIKARQPDLQVIMISGHGNIEAAVKTIKLGAYDYIEKPLSLEAVLLTVKRALNEGGKESSEFGVPVSSEAGAELKSQIPNHRFEAKKGQAGRMQRTIKTSIVLGGQGLHSGGKTGVILSPLPPNSGIVFTSLSSEEMIPAHLDYVSSTDYATTLKRGHASIMTIEHLMAVLHIYKITNLLIKIGSEVPIMDGSAMDFCQMIEDSGALEQGEPVDDIVIDNTYSIGNPANGRYISIEPSPNLTIRYSMDYPPPIGKQEANFILDDPEVFRKEIAPARTYGFVKDYGKLQEMGLAKGGRLSNVVLVGEDRVINTALRFPNEFARHKILDITGDLYLLGRPIKGKVTARMTGHTENILLLRKIAECKTAATQK from the coding sequence ATGAAGAGAGTAAAGAAAATAATGGTTGTGGATGATGAGGAAAGCATCAGGCAATCTCTCTCTGATGTTCTGAGAGATGAAGGGTTTGATGTAATATTGGCCGGCGACGGACATAAGGCATTAAAGATGTTGAATTCAAACCGGCCTGATTTGGTGATCCTTGATATATGGATGCCTGTAATGGACGGCACAGAGGTTTTAAAAGAAATAAAGGCAAGACAACCGGACCTTCAGGTGATAATGATATCCGGCCATGGAAATATTGAGGCGGCTGTAAAGACCATAAAGCTCGGCGCATATGATTATATAGAAAAGCCGCTTTCTCTGGAAGCCGTGCTTTTAACTGTAAAGAGGGCATTGAATGAGGGGGGTAAGGAGAGTTCGGAGTTTGGAGTTCCGGTCTCCAGCGAAGCGGGCGCGGAATTAAAATCTCAAATTCCAAATCATAGGTTTGAGGCAAAGAAAGGGCAGGCCGGCAGAATGCAGCGGACAATAAAAACGAGCATTGTCCTTGGCGGTCAGGGGCTTCACTCCGGCGGAAAGACAGGGGTTATCCTTTCTCCGCTCCCTCCCAACAGCGGTATTGTATTTACAAGCCTTTCATCAGAAGAGATGATACCCGCGCACCTTGATTATGTTTCTTCCACAGATTATGCCACTACCTTGAAGAGAGGACACGCCTCTATCATGACCATTGAGCATCTTATGGCTGTCCTGCATATATATAAAATAACCAATCTCCTGATAAAGATAGGGAGCGAGGTGCCTATAATGGACGGCTCTGCCATGGATTTCTGCCAGATGATAGAAGACAGCGGCGCTCTGGAACAGGGAGAGCCGGTAGACGATATTGTAATAGACAATACTTATTCAATCGGGAATCCTGCTAATGGGAGATATATATCCATTGAACCTTCACCCAATCTTACAATCCGGTATTCAATGGATTATCCGCCTCCGATTGGAAAACAAGAGGCGAATTTTATTCTTGACGATCCTGAGGTTTTCAGGAAAGAGATAGCCCCTGCCAGAACCTACGGCTTTGTTAAGGATTACGGCAAATTGCAAGAGATGGGTCTGGCAAAAGGGGGCAGGCTTTCCAATGTGGTGCTGGTGGGCGAAGACAGGGTAATCAATACAGCGCTTAGATTTCCCAATGAGTTTGCCAGACACAAGATACTTGATATTACCGGAGACCTCTATCTTTTGGGGAGGCCGATAAAGGGCAAGGTTACAGCAAGGATGACGGGACATACAGAAAATATCTTGCTCTTGAGGAAAATAGCGGAATGCAAGACAGCCGCTACACAAAAATAG